A window of Bacteroidota bacterium contains these coding sequences:
- a CDS encoding S8 family serine peptidase: MKNNLPVVSTGFAFLNSVSSAPVKIITAALLLLQIFRPMPILAQQLQMSDFVVFSGNAGSSGCTSASAPGAGVQIGCNSSINGGAVGSLKLIQTTGPATISGNLNSKETVDLAANVVVTGKITVANSANTNSAVLTVASGATLGGNIDVKGNTTVVSGNIYGKVTHPSGTSYSGPTPAGGNIVGTPTLPVFPALPAINSFSSCLTLPDINTTKSIVPGKYDDVKLPGSKTLTFSGTGDYIFDKIDNVGINTFVFDFKNSTSGTIRLLVHNDVNLDKIRVSIINGGSASRIYTEVHGNGSSSSNGTYAFLIANGSTGAANSSWAGTVWAPYAAIKIGSLSGGTDINGSLWSGTQVNIRCGVTVTAAGSSVPTCSTPNVNAGLDKQLTCTAATVQLNGSSSTSGVSYNWTASNGGNIVSGANTPTPTVNATGSYTLTVTTSVGACSASDVAQVSFNGIVPNANAGADKQITCNSSTVQLNGSSSTSGVSYAWLASNGGYIVSGANTATPTVNAAGTYTLTVTATSGCTKTDVALVTLNNTNPNANAGADKVLTCSPSTIQLSGSSSSSGVSYNWIASNGGAIVSGANTLTPLVSAAGTYTLRVTSTSSGCSATDATVVTFNGTLPNANAGADKLLTCSITSVQLAGSTSSTAVSYSWVASNGGNILSGANTLSPSVNAAGTYTLTVTKTATGCTKSDVAIVTLNNTAPNVNAGADAAISCTNPTATLIGSSSTSGVQFNWNPGNNGSIVSGANQNQVLVNGTGVYTLTVTNTSNGCTASDVAEVKDGCILLYYPEDTVGKVDNNIGSELNSLFKNFKPYAADTTQNIFRIDKDHVWIEVVARGFAKRDSLVDILMSPAYGLVDTIDNGSSLIISGKFPIVNLDKIDALPRRLVDYARPLYAPIVSGYGVALSKGDSVLRADLTRKGFDLSGNGIKVGVISDSYNKLGYADQDVSNGDLPGSANPDGDLTDVTILQEGAFEGVDEGRAMAQIIHDIAPKAELAFRTGFNDANDFANGILDLQQSGCKVIVDDVTYITEPFLADGIVAQAVDYVASQGVSYFTAAGNFAGNSYQSTFAATAAPAGFTGTAHNFSGGDIFQKVSFKKGDYTIVLQWEDAIYSLGGNAGAANDLDIYLTDDVGNVIVGYNINNLNRDPIEVLPVSVKTASATANIMILRAAGSAPVKFKYIVFRGDMSIEEHWVSSSTIVGQSNANGAITVGAVRYNNSTTTEDFSSLGGTTVNGTTRNKPDISASDGVNTTVDFFNLNVEGDKYPNFFGTSAAAPHAAGIAALVLEAKSKYYSQTVNAVDMKNLLKSTAKDVGPTGFDFSSGAGLVQADAAIKTFAKPKPAITSLVVPVGVIPGAQTFTVAIIGENLDAQSKISFKGALLNTVLVNATQVSATVPVFAGNPPITVFNPATVPNLNDGGYSNELFFKPKKKVVITPNDITKRYGEKLPAFTATITVDGQPLASTGLTAADLKLNNLVFTTSATNSSDASVIPYKITVSNATPLNLALAVDSTLFANYSFNYDNFGTIKIDRLPLKIKSKDTTLVYGQKIDGQGLKYTYTYDNSNIDPADRAAFFTALTTEHASTITDAVALVDQRIANGLGRVITNSDLVNLSVMASGRVITNGRVITNGPSSTNIVDIAPQSIFDYLDHPDTSILISGFSGVNSRSILSGRVITNGLGRVITNGLGRVITNGLGRVITNSDPATGGSATSNSNLAVIIDSTDVYDTTGTAITTIKSINLITGTTVGTWSMVPGALLSENFDISYETGTLIITKATLTITADNKSKFYGSANPTLTASYSGFVNGDDVSVMQTLPVITTTATSTSPAGTYLIKVNSGTGSAANYTIDRVNGTLTIKKAILTVTADNASRTYGAPNPAFTFNYAGFVNGEGAGALTTLPLASTTATVLSSVGNYSIKVSGGAALNYTFSYVSGVLTIGKASLTASADNKSKTYGSANPAFTISYSGFLNGDGVSAINAPSASSTATKLSPVGNYPINLSGGSATNYTIIKAGGILSVTPTTLTVMADNKTISVGAALPVFTYSIIGFVTGGANTIASGPQFAVSPAYSGAVGTYAINPSALVLNQAANYAITYVPGVLTVTTLSASAKKIEVELECVDTLINDQSGFAYVARFEYENENCYAVTIPIGSDNSLTGTYSGAQPTTFLPGENHFTIKFNGNLLTWVVKSYEGGIKKTSSASATKNSKSCHCSSSRTLANNLLADGEVEKTNYSLFPNPASDRVYINADVDFESGTSLLIYDMLGNEHQVNYKLNAGTKKAEINIANLAKGIYFVKINSAQKQPLLRFVKSE, translated from the coding sequence ATGAAGAACAATCTACCTGTTGTCTCTACGGGATTTGCTTTCTTAAATTCTGTATCAAGCGCTCCAGTCAAAATTATTACTGCAGCCTTATTGCTTCTCCAAATTTTTCGACCAATGCCAATTCTTGCACAGCAACTTCAAATGTCCGATTTTGTTGTATTTTCGGGTAATGCAGGAAGTTCTGGCTGTACCTCGGCCAGTGCACCCGGTGCAGGCGTACAAATTGGATGTAATTCCTCCATTAATGGAGGAGCTGTTGGAAGCTTAAAATTAATTCAAACAACCGGTCCTGCTACCATTAGTGGTAATTTAAACAGTAAGGAAACGGTGGATTTGGCAGCGAATGTCGTCGTTACAGGTAAAATTACCGTTGCAAACTCAGCTAACACGAATAGCGCAGTGCTTACTGTAGCATCGGGCGCTACACTTGGAGGAAATATTGATGTGAAAGGAAATACCACTGTTGTAAGTGGAAACATTTATGGAAAAGTTACCCACCCCAGCGGAACAAGCTATTCTGGCCCAACTCCAGCTGGTGGTAATATTGTTGGAACACCGACTTTACCCGTTTTTCCTGCTTTACCGGCAATTAACTCCTTTTCATCCTGCTTAACACTACCGGATATTAATACCACTAAAAGTATTGTTCCCGGAAAGTATGACGATGTAAAATTACCCGGTTCTAAAACATTAACCTTTAGTGGAACAGGTGATTATATATTTGATAAAATAGACAATGTGGGCATTAATACTTTTGTATTTGATTTTAAAAATAGTACTTCCGGAACAATTCGTTTGCTTGTTCACAATGATGTAAACCTCGATAAAATTAGGGTTAGTATTATCAATGGAGGCAGTGCTTCACGTATATATACTGAAGTACACGGTAATGGAAGTAGTTCCTCCAATGGAACGTATGCATTTTTAATCGCAAATGGTTCTACCGGTGCGGCAAATTCGAGCTGGGCAGGAACAGTTTGGGCTCCCTATGCGGCAATTAAAATAGGGTCTCTATCCGGTGGTACTGATATTAATGGTTCCTTGTGGAGTGGTACTCAGGTAAATATCCGATGCGGTGTTACAGTTACTGCTGCCGGTTCAAGCGTGCCAACTTGCAGTACTCCTAATGTTAATGCGGGTCTTGATAAGCAATTAACATGCACCGCAGCCACTGTTCAACTAAATGGTTCATCCTCTACATCTGGCGTAAGCTATAACTGGACTGCCTCAAATGGCGGAAATATTGTATCGGGTGCAAATACCCCAACACCAACGGTTAATGCTACCGGTAGCTACACCTTAACAGTTACCACTTCTGTTGGCGCATGCTCAGCATCCGATGTTGCACAAGTATCATTTAATGGTATTGTCCCAAATGCTAATGCGGGCGCAGATAAACAAATTACTTGTAATTCTTCAACTGTTCAACTAAATGGTTCTTCAAGCACATCAGGCGTGAGTTATGCATGGTTAGCAAGCAATGGGGGGTATATTGTTTCCGGTGCCAATACCGCTACACCTACCGTTAATGCTGCCGGAACCTATACCCTTACTGTTACAGCCACTTCTGGATGTACAAAAACTGATGTTGCGCTTGTAACTCTTAATAATACTAACCCAAATGCGAATGCAGGTGCGGATAAAGTGCTTACATGCAGTCCTTCAACAATTCAATTAAGTGGATCTTCTTCTTCTTCAGGCGTGAGTTATAATTGGATAGCCAGTAATGGTGGCGCTATCGTTTCAGGTGCGAATACCCTTACTCCGTTAGTTAGCGCAGCAGGTACTTATACGTTAAGAGTTACTTCCACATCCAGCGGGTGCAGTGCTACTGATGCAACAGTCGTAACTTTTAATGGTACGCTACCAAATGCAAATGCGGGTGCCGATAAACTTTTAACCTGCTCAATTACATCCGTTCAATTAGCCGGTTCAACTTCAAGCACAGCAGTTAGTTACAGCTGGGTTGCTAGTAATGGTGGGAATATTTTATCGGGTGCTAATACACTTTCACCATCAGTAAATGCAGCAGGTACCTATACTTTAACTGTTACAAAAACGGCCACCGGATGTACAAAAAGTGATGTAGCAATTGTAACACTTAATAATACAGCACCAAATGTAAATGCTGGTGCAGATGCAGCAATCAGTTGCACCAATCCAACAGCCACTTTAATTGGCAGTTCTTCCACATCAGGAGTTCAGTTTAATTGGAATCCGGGCAATAATGGAAGTATTGTTTCAGGTGCAAATCAAAACCAGGTTTTAGTAAATGGGACGGGTGTTTATACCTTAACTGTTACAAATACCTCAAACGGTTGCACTGCCAGTGATGTAGCTGAAGTTAAAGACGGTTGTATCTTATTGTATTATCCGGAAGATACAGTTGGAAAGGTGGACAATAATATTGGCTCGGAATTGAATTCCCTCTTTAAGAATTTTAAACCCTATGCTGCGGATACCACACAAAATATTTTTAGAATTGATAAGGACCATGTTTGGATTGAAGTGGTTGCAAGAGGTTTTGCTAAGCGTGATAGTCTTGTAGACATTCTGATGTCGCCAGCTTATGGTTTAGTTGATACGATAGATAACGGGAGTTCATTAATTATTTCAGGAAAATTCCCAATTGTTAATCTGGATAAAATTGATGCTTTGCCAAGAAGATTGGTGGATTATGCCCGTCCACTATATGCTCCAATTGTTTCAGGTTATGGCGTTGCTTTAAGTAAGGGAGATAGCGTGCTTAGAGCTGATTTAACTCGAAAAGGATTTGACCTTTCAGGTAATGGAATAAAAGTGGGCGTTATTTCAGATAGTTACAATAAGTTAGGGTATGCTGATCAAGATGTTTCTAATGGCGACTTGCCGGGATCTGCCAATCCGGATGGCGATTTAACCGACGTTACCATTTTGCAAGAAGGTGCATTTGAAGGAGTTGATGAAGGGAGAGCCATGGCACAAATTATACATGATATTGCTCCAAAAGCTGAATTAGCTTTTAGAACCGGCTTTAATGATGCCAACGATTTTGCGAATGGGATACTTGATTTACAGCAATCCGGTTGTAAAGTTATTGTGGATGATGTAACGTATATTACGGAACCATTTTTAGCCGATGGAATAGTTGCCCAAGCAGTTGATTATGTTGCTTCTCAAGGGGTTTCCTACTTTACGGCTGCCGGAAACTTTGCCGGAAATTCTTATCAAAGTACATTTGCAGCTACTGCGGCACCAGCAGGCTTTACAGGTACGGCTCATAATTTCTCAGGTGGAGATATTTTTCAAAAAGTATCCTTTAAAAAGGGTGACTATACTATCGTTTTACAATGGGAAGATGCCATTTATTCATTAGGTGGAAATGCAGGCGCAGCCAATGACTTAGATATTTATTTAACGGATGATGTTGGAAATGTTATTGTAGGGTACAATATCAATAATTTAAACCGAGATCCAATCGAAGTATTGCCGGTATCGGTGAAGACTGCAAGTGCTACCGCCAATATTATGATTTTGCGCGCTGCCGGATCAGCTCCTGTTAAGTTTAAATATATTGTTTTTAGAGGCGATATGTCAATTGAAGAGCATTGGGTAAGCTCATCAACAATAGTTGGCCAATCCAATGCAAATGGAGCAATTACTGTAGGTGCAGTGCGTTATAATAATAGTACAACTACCGAAGATTTCTCCTCATTAGGCGGAACAACTGTGAACGGGACCACTCGCAATAAACCGGATATTTCGGCTTCCGACGGAGTGAACACAACAGTTGATTTCTTTAATTTAAATGTGGAAGGCGACAAATATCCAAATTTCTTTGGAACCAGTGCTGCTGCACCCCATGCTGCAGGTATTGCTGCACTTGTATTGGAAGCAAAATCAAAATATTACAGCCAAACAGTGAATGCAGTTGATATGAAAAACTTATTGAAATCAACTGCAAAGGATGTTGGTCCAACAGGTTTTGATTTTAGTTCAGGTGCCGGATTAGTGCAAGCTGATGCCGCCATTAAAACATTTGCTAAACCTAAGCCTGCAATTACTAGTTTAGTTGTTCCTGTCGGTGTTATTCCCGGAGCACAAACTTTTACAGTAGCAATAATTGGTGAAAATTTGGATGCACAATCTAAAATTTCATTTAAAGGTGCGTTATTAAATACAGTGCTAGTAAATGCAACGCAAGTAAGTGCAACTGTTCCTGTTTTTGCTGGAAATCCGCCTATAACTGTTTTCAATCCTGCTACTGTGCCAAATTTAAACGATGGTGGATATTCAAATGAACTATTCTTTAAGCCAAAGAAAAAAGTTGTGATAACACCAAACGATATCACCAAACGATACGGCGAAAAACTTCCGGCCTTTACAGCAACTATTACTGTTGATGGACAACCATTAGCTTCAACCGGGCTAACAGCAGCCGATTTAAAATTGAATAATTTAGTATTTACCACGAGTGCAACGAATTCAAGCGATGCTTCTGTTATCCCTTATAAAATTACAGTTAGCAATGCAACTCCATTAAATCTTGCATTAGCAGTTGATTCTACACTTTTCGCAAATTATTCTTTTAACTACGATAATTTCGGAACCATAAAAATAGATAGACTCCCACTCAAAATAAAATCGAAAGATACTACATTGGTATACGGACAAAAAATTGACGGACAAGGCTTAAAATATACTTATACCTATGATAATTCAAATATTGATCCTGCTGATCGTGCTGCATTTTTTACAGCACTTACAACAGAACATGCTTCAACTATTACCGATGCAGTTGCTCTTGTAGACCAACGTATTGCTAATGGCTTAGGACGAGTTATAACCAATTCCGATTTAGTTAACTTAAGCGTTATGGCAAGCGGTAGAGTAATCACCAATGGACGTGTAATCACCAATGGCCCTAGCTCTACAAATATAGTTGACATTGCGCCGCAGTCGATTTTTGATTACCTGGATCACCCCGACACTTCTATTTTAATTAGTGGTTTTTCCGGTGTAAATTCAAGAAGCATATTAAGTGGACGAGTTATTACCAACGGACTAGGACGTGTCATTACCAATGGCTTGGGAAGAGTTATCACCAATGGCCTAGGACGCGTAATTACCAATTCAGATCCTGCCACCGGGGGTAGTGCAACAAGTAATAGCAACCTCGCTGTAATAATTGACTCAACAGATGTGTATGATACTACAGGTACTGCAATTACAACAATTAAGTCTATCAACTTAATTACCGGCACAACTGTAGGAACTTGGTCCATGGTGCCGGGAGCATTGCTTTCCGAAAATTTTGATATTTCTTATGAAACCGGAACATTAATAATCACCAAAGCAACGCTTACTATCACCGCCGATAATAAATCGAAATTTTATGGAAGTGCTAATCCAACGCTTACAGCATCTTACAGTGGTTTTGTTAATGGCGATGATGTTTCGGTGATGCAAACGCTTCCAGTAATTACAACTACTGCCACGAGTACTTCACCTGCCGGAACTTACCTCATAAAAGTAAATTCAGGAACCGGTTCGGCAGCAAACTATACTATTGACCGAGTGAATGGTACTTTAACAATTAAGAAGGCTATCTTAACAGTAACTGCCGATAATGCTTCAAGAACTTATGGCGCTCCCAATCCTGCGTTTACTTTTAATTATGCAGGTTTTGTGAATGGCGAAGGTGCTGGTGCTTTAACCACATTGCCTCTAGCAAGTACAACTGCCACAGTACTTTCATCGGTTGGTAATTATTCCATTAAAGTAAGCGGAGGAGCTGCTCTTAATTATACCTTTTCCTATGTAAGTGGTGTATTAACTATTGGTAAAGCAAGCCTTACAGCAAGTGCTGATAATAAAAGCAAAACCTATGGTAGCGCCAATCCTGCATTCACAATTAGTTATTCAGGTTTCCTCAACGGAGATGGGGTTTCAGCTATTAATGCTCCATCAGCTAGTAGCACTGCAACCAAATTGTCGCCGGTTGGTAATTATCCAATTAATTTGAGTGGTGGTTCTGCAACAAATTATACCATTATTAAGGCAGGTGGAATTTTAAGTGTTACACCAACTACTTTAACTGTTATGGCCGATAATAAAACAATTAGTGTCGGAGCTGCATTACCAGTATTTACTTATTCCATAATTGGTTTTGTAACTGGTGGTGCAAATACGATTGCATCGGGGCCACAGTTTGCAGTTAGTCCTGCATACAGCGGTGCGGTAGGTACTTATGCAATAAACCCATCTGCTTTGGTACTCAACCAAGCTGCAAATTATGCTATAACTTATGTTCCGGGTGTATTAACTGTTACCACATTATCTGCTTCAGCTAAAAAGATTGAAGTTGAACTGGAATGCGTAGATACATTAATTAACGACCAATCCGGATTTGCTTATGTTGCACGCTTTGAATACGAAAACGAAAATTGTTATGCCGTTACTATTCCAATCGGAAGCGACAATTCGCTAACAGGTACGTATAGCGGTGCGCAGCCAACTACATTTTTACCCGGCGAAAATCATTTTACAATTAAATTTAATGGTAATTTACTTACTTGGGTAGTCAAAAGTTATGAAGGCGGCATCAAGAAAACGTCGAGTGCGAGCGCCACAAAGAATTCTAAGAGTTGTCATTGTTCATCTTCTCGTACCCTTGCCAATAACCTTTTGGCAGATGGTGAAGTAGAAAAAACTAACTATTCATTATTTCCAAATCCTGCAAGCGATAGAGTGTATATTAATGCCGATGTAGATTTTGAAAGCGGAACAAGTCTCTTGATTTATGATATGTTGGGCAACGAACACCAAGTAAATTACAAGTTGAATGCGGGCACTAAAAAAGCCGAAATCAACATAGCAAATTTGGCAAAGGGAATTTATTTTGTGAAAATTAATTCAGCGCAAAAGCAGCCACTACTTCGTTTTGTAAAAAGCGAATAA
- a CDS encoding oligosaccharide flippase family protein yields MQRKFITNLALLLFLNLLIKPFWILGIDRSVQNAVSAEVFGTYYALFNFTFLLNILLDLGITNFNNKNIAQNNHLLTKHVSSILSLRLLLGIIYFIITLSVGLIIGYSVSQLFILFLLGFNQFLISFILYLRSNIAGLHLFKTDSFVSVLDRLIMITICAILLWGNVTHAPFQIEWYVYAQSFAYFLTAVITLIIVIRKSKLKRLNWSKAFFLVILKKSYPYAILVLLMAFYNRIDTVMLERLLVDGAEQSSIYASAYRLLDAANMIAYLFAGLLLPIFARMIKLKHDLDELVKLAFSLLVTLSVIVALGSFFYSHELIGMMYQKHVDESARVFGYLMTCFIAISTTYVFGTLLTANGNLKELNTMASIGMFLNITLNLILIPQYKATGSAISSLVTQFSTAMFQVLIAQRVFKFKVNYRFLITLAVFVIGVVVICVISKSLPNMAWQSQFMIMVSLSFLWAFVIRIISVRSMYRIIKYE; encoded by the coding sequence ATGCAAAGAAAGTTTATAACCAATTTAGCGCTTCTGTTATTTCTTAATCTTTTGATTAAGCCATTTTGGATTTTAGGAATAGACCGCTCTGTTCAAAATGCAGTGAGTGCAGAAGTGTTTGGTACTTACTATGCTTTATTCAACTTTACCTTTTTGCTAAATATTTTATTAGATCTTGGCATCACCAATTTTAACAATAAAAACATAGCTCAAAATAACCACCTCCTCACCAAACATGTATCGAGCATCCTTTCCTTGCGGCTATTGTTGGGGATTATTTATTTTATAATAACCCTTTCTGTAGGTCTGATTATTGGTTATTCGGTAAGCCAGCTCTTTATTTTATTTCTGCTGGGCTTTAATCAATTTCTAATTTCATTTATACTTTATTTACGCAGCAACATTGCCGGATTGCATTTATTTAAGACCGATAGTTTTGTTTCGGTTTTGGATCGTTTAATAATGATAACGATATGTGCAATATTGCTTTGGGGGAATGTTACTCATGCACCATTTCAAATTGAGTGGTATGTTTACGCACAATCATTTGCCTATTTTTTAACTGCTGTGATTACCCTAATCATTGTGATACGAAAATCAAAGTTAAAACGCTTAAATTGGAGCAAGGCCTTTTTTTTGGTGATCTTAAAAAAGAGCTATCCATATGCTATTTTGGTTTTGTTAATGGCATTTTACAATCGAATTGATACGGTAATGTTAGAGCGCCTTTTAGTAGATGGTGCCGAGCAATCTTCCATTTACGCATCCGCTTATCGACTTTTAGATGCGGCAAATATGATTGCGTATTTGTTTGCAGGATTGCTCTTACCCATTTTTGCGCGCATGATTAAACTCAAACATGATTTAGATGAGCTCGTTAAATTAGCTTTTTCATTATTGGTAACTTTGTCGGTAATTGTTGCTTTGGGCTCGTTCTTTTACAGCCATGAATTAATTGGAATGATGTATCAAAAACATGTAGATGAATCGGCTCGTGTGTTTGGTTACCTCATGACTTGCTTTATTGCTATTTCAACAACCTATGTATTTGGTACACTCTTGACTGCTAATGGAAATTTGAAAGAATTAAATACGATGGCCAGCATAGGCATGTTCCTAAACATTACTTTAAATTTAATACTTATACCGCAGTATAAAGCAACCGGGTCGGCAATTTCAAGTTTGGTTACCCAGTTCTCAACGGCAATGTTTCAAGTATTGATTGCGCAGCGTGTATTTAAATTTAAGGTAAACTACCGCTTCCTTATTACCCTTGCGGTTTTTGTGATTGGGGTAGTTGTAATTTGTGTGATTTCAAAAAGTTTACCAAATATGGCTTGGCAATCCCAATTTATGATAATGGTATCGCTCTCCTTTTTATGGGCATTTGTTATCCGAATCATAAGCGTGCGATCGATGTATCGAATTATTAAATATGAATAA
- a CDS encoding O-antigen ligase family protein — protein MLDKLNIRWLYFWSFLYIALAAVFIAKEQYWILAIPFAAFLVLLYIYALDKLMLFILFATPLAIEYKNPDFQIAFSLPTEPLMFGILLLFVVRLLYEGKIERKILSHPITIAIIINLTWLLITCFTSSLPLVSFKFLLARLWFISTFYFLGVQLFKNKDNILKLIWLSVIPMTAVIIYTVIMHSQHGFDEDSAHWVMGPFYADHTVYGALIALFFPVVIGLATGIKTGPFAKSVAILFLGVFAVGLIFSYTRAAWVSLAAAACVYLVVILRIKFRTFLLTAITLIVLFLTFQEQIFMKLEKNRQDSSNNLTEHVQSISNISSDASNLERVNRWSCAIRMFEDRPVFGFGPGTYMFKYAPYQFSYEKTIISTNNGDNGNAHSEYIGPLAEQGLFGMLSIIAVFVCVIVTSLKLYNRLKNKQSRVLVLVFFLGLVTYFVHGILNNFLDQDKAAVPFWAFVAAIVAIDIYHSNGLQKKTNTVPQEQN, from the coding sequence GTGTTGGATAAACTAAATATTCGCTGGCTCTATTTTTGGAGTTTTCTCTATATTGCACTAGCAGCGGTATTTATAGCAAAAGAACAATACTGGATATTGGCCATCCCTTTTGCGGCGTTTCTTGTATTGCTGTATATTTATGCATTAGATAAATTGATGCTCTTTATATTATTTGCCACTCCCCTGGCAATTGAATATAAAAATCCTGATTTCCAAATAGCTTTTAGTTTGCCCACCGAACCGCTCATGTTTGGAATACTTCTTTTATTCGTTGTACGTTTGCTTTACGAAGGAAAAATTGAACGAAAAATTTTAAGTCACCCCATAACAATAGCAATCATTATAAATCTTACTTGGTTGCTTATTACCTGTTTTACAAGTTCCCTCCCACTCGTTTCTTTTAAGTTTTTATTAGCTCGATTATGGTTTATTAGTACGTTCTATTTTTTAGGCGTACAATTATTTAAGAATAAAGACAATATCCTAAAATTAATTTGGCTATCGGTGATTCCGATGACAGCAGTAATTATTTATACTGTTATTATGCATAGTCAACATGGATTTGATGAAGATTCTGCGCATTGGGTAATGGGTCCATTTTATGCTGATCATACTGTGTATGGTGCGCTCATTGCTTTGTTTTTTCCGGTGGTGATTGGATTGGCAACTGGCATAAAAACCGGACCATTTGCAAAATCGGTGGCAATTCTTTTTCTAGGTGTTTTCGCAGTTGGGCTTATTTTTTCTTATACAAGAGCCGCCTGGGTAAGTTTGGCTGCTGCCGCATGCGTTTATTTGGTTGTTATTCTCCGAATAAAATTTCGCACTTTTTTATTGACTGCAATTACCTTAATCGTTTTGTTTCTCACCTTTCAAGAGCAAATTTTCATGAAGCTTGAGAAGAATCGGCAAGACTCTTCCAATAATTTAACAGAGCATGTTCAATCTATTTCTAATATTTCGTCAGATGCTTCGAATCTCGAAAGAGTAAATCGCTGGAGTTGTGCCATTCGCATGTTTGAGGATCGACCGGTTTTTGGATTTGGTCCAGGTACTTATATGTTTAAGTACGCACCTTATCAGTTTTCATACGAAAAAACCATCATTAGTACGAATAATGGCGACAATGGAAATGCACATAGTGAATATATTGGGCCATTAGCAGAACAAGGTCTATTTGGAATGCTGTCTATAATTGCCGTTTTTGTTTGCGTTATTGTTACCTCGCTAAAACTATACAATCGATTGAAAAATAAGCAATCACGGGTGCTTGTGCTAGTTTTCTTTTTAGGTTTGGTAACTTATTTTGTACATGGCATATTAAATAATTTTTTAGATCAAGATAAAGCTGCAGTACCTTTTTGGGCCTTTGTAGCAGCAATTGTGGCAATCGATATTTATCATTCCAATGGTCTTCAAAAAAAAACCAATACCGTTCCACAAGAGCAAAATTAA